AACGATCGCGATCGCCTGCGTCAAGTTCTCGTTAATCTCCTCTCCAACGCCATTAAATTTACAGAAACGGGTGGAGTGAGAATCACCCTTTGCGAAATCAATAACGACGGGTGCGATCGCCTGGGAATTGAAGTCTGCGATACTGGCATTGGCATCGCCCCTGACGATCTTTCACATATTTTTGAAGAATTTCGCCAAGTCGATCAAACCACCACCCGCAAGTATTCGGGAACGGGCTTAGGTTTGGCGATTACCGATTGGTTAGTCCAAATGATGCAAGGGCAGATTACCGTTGACAGCGAACTGGGACGCGGTTCCACCTTTTATGTAGAATTTCCTCGGATTGTCGAAAAGCTGGAAATTAGCGCGACTCACCGGCGGTTGCTGCTGGGGAATCAGGAGGTTTCTAGGGAATCCTAAAAACAGTGGCGTACTTTCTAGATTCCTATGGCAGCAGAGAGAATTTATTGGTTAGCTTGGTCGCAAGTTCCGGGGATAGGCCCAGTTTTAATCAAACGCTTGCAACAACAGTTTGGCAGTTTAGCGATCGCTTGGAACGCCCCCGCGAAGGATCTGGTGCAAGTGGAAGGTCTAGGACGAACCAGCGTAGAAGCCCTCGCCGCCAAGCGCCAGCAGATTCACCCCGAAGCGTTTTTTACCGAACACCTCAAAACCAATCCCCACTTCTGGACGCCCGCCGATCCTGAATATCCGCGCTTGCTTCTAGAAATTCCCAATCCTCCACCCGTTTTATACTATCGCGGCACCGTCCATTCAGCGGAAAATCAAGGTTCCAAACCCACGGTGGGGATTGTGGGAACTCGCGAACCCACCGAATATGGCAAACGCTGGACTCGCCGCCTCAGTCGCCTGTTAGCCCAACGCGGCTTTACCGTCGTTTCCGGAATGGCCCAAGGCATTGATACAGAGGCGCATCGCGGTTGCTTGGAAGCGGGAGGACGCACTATTGCTGCCTTGGGGACGGGGGTCGATTTAGTCTATCCCCCGCGCAATCGGTCGCTGTACGATGATATTCTTCAACAGGGTCTAGTGGTGAGCGAGTATCCGGCGGGAACTCAACCCAACCGGATCAATTTTCCTCAACGCAATCGGATTATTGCGGGTTGGAGTCGGGCAATTTTAGTGATGGAAGCGCCTACCCAGTCGGGGGCGTTAATTACAGCCCACATGGCTAATGATTTTGGTCGGGATGTTTATGTTCTACCCGGCCGCTTGGACGATCCGCAATCGGCTGGCTGTTTGGGACTCCTGAGTAAGGGCGCGCAAGCAATCCAAAATGAGGGATACTTGATGGAGGTTTTGGGGGCAATGCCTCAGTTGGATGTACCAGAACAACTGAGTTTGTTTGAAACGCCAGAATCCCCGCCCCAAGCTACCCCAGATTTAAGCCCAGAGTTAGCGAAGGTGTTTCAGGCTTTAACTCTAGAACCGATGGGGCTAGATCAAATTGTTGAGCAACTTCAAATTGATACGGGTGCAGTTTTGAGTGCTTTATCGCAGCTAGAATTAATAGACTTGGTGAC
This genomic interval from Desertifilum tharense IPPAS B-1220 contains the following:
- the dprA gene encoding DNA-processing protein DprA, whose protein sequence is MAAERIYWLAWSQVPGIGPVLIKRLQQQFGSLAIAWNAPAKDLVQVEGLGRTSVEALAAKRQQIHPEAFFTEHLKTNPHFWTPADPEYPRLLLEIPNPPPVLYYRGTVHSAENQGSKPTVGIVGTREPTEYGKRWTRRLSRLLAQRGFTVVSGMAQGIDTEAHRGCLEAGGRTIAALGTGVDLVYPPRNRSLYDDILQQGLVVSEYPAGTQPNRINFPQRNRIIAGWSRAILVMEAPTQSGALITAHMANDFGRDVYVLPGRLDDPQSAGCLGLLSKGAQAIQNEGYLMEVLGAMPQLDVPEQLSLFETPESPPQATPDLSPELAKVFQALTLEPMGLDQIVEQLQIDTGAVLSALSQLELIDLVTGLPGLRYQRNPS